One window from the genome of Breoghania sp. L-A4 encodes:
- the rplN gene encoding 50S ribosomal protein L14, protein MIQMQTNLDVADNSGARRVMCIKVLGGSKRKYAGVGDIIVVSIKEAIPRGRVKKGDVMKAVVVRTAKDIRRADGSVIRFDRNAAVLINNNKEPIGTRIFGPVPRELRAKNHMKIISLAPEVL, encoded by the coding sequence ATGATTCAGATGCAAACAAACCTGGACGTGGCGGATAATTCCGGCGCGCGTCGCGTTATGTGCATCAAGGTCCTTGGCGGCTCGAAGCGCAAGTATGCTGGCGTCGGCGACATCATCGTCGTCAGCATCAAGGAAGCCATTCCTCGCGGTCGCGTGAAGAAGGGCGACGTGATGAAGGCAGTTGTGGTCCGTACGGCGAAGGATATTCGCCGGGCAGACGGCAGCGTCATCCGCTTCGACCGCAATGCGGCAGTGCTGATCAACAATAACAAAGAGCCGATCGGCACCCGTATCTTTGGTCCGGTCCCGCGCGAATTGCGGGCGAAAAACCACATGAAGATTATCTCGCTTGCACCGGAGGT